DNA sequence from the Rhizobium lusitanum genome:
CAAGAAGCCGCAGACCATGACGCTGCTTTCCGGCGGCGAGCAGGCGCTGACGGCAATGGCGCTGATCTTTGCCGTCTTCCTCACCAATCCGGCGCCGATCTGCGTGTTGGACGAAGTGGACGCACCGCTCGACGACCACAATGTCGAGCGCTACTGCAATCTGATGGATGAGATGTCCGCCTCGACCGAGACACGCTTCGTGGTCATCACCCACAATCCCATCACCATGGCGCGCATGGACCGTCTCTTCGGCGTCACCATGGCTGAACAGGGCGTTTCCCAGCTGGTCTCCGTCGATCTGCAGACCGCCGAGCGGTTGCGGGAAATAGCTTGAGCGCTGCCCCTGACTGGAAAGCGGGAAAACTGTTTCCATATCGACAAGAAATTGCCGCTTCGGCTGCCGTACAGCCACAAAGCGTGCTAGATTTATTTTCTATCAATAATACGTGGCGCTGAACCGCCCGGAAGGGAAGCATGTCTGGGTCTGATGGCAGTATTTTCGATATTCTCGGAATACTCGCTGTATTGTTTCTCGTGGCAGCCAATGGATTCTTTGTCGCCGCCGAGTTTTCTCTGGTCTCCGTACGACGCAATCGCGTGACTGAGCTTGTCGCCGAAGGGCGGACGAACTCCAAGGCGCTGCAAAAGGCGGTCGACAATCTCGACGCCAATCTCGCCGCCACTCAGCTCGGCATCACGATTTCCTCGCTTGCGCTTGGCTGGGTCGGTGAGCCGGCACTCGCCCATCTCCTCGAGCCGCTTCTGGCTTTTCTGCCCGGCTCCTGGGCTGCCGCCGGATCGCACGCCGTCGCGGTTGCAATTTCCTTCATCATCATCACCGCCCTGCATATCGTGCTGGGCGAACTCGCGCCAAAAAGCCTGGCATTGCAGCGCAGCGAAGGCACGGCCTTGAGCGTCGTACGGCCGCTCGGCCTCTTCCTCTTCCTGCTTCGCCCGGCAATCATGATGCTGAACGGTCTCGGCAATCTGGTCCTGCGCCTTTTCGGCCTGCGGCCGGGCACTGGCGAAGGCTCGCTGCATTCGCCGGCGGAGATCAAGCTTCTGGTCGCCCAAAGCCAGGAGGCTGGCCTCCTCGAGCAGGCGCAGCAGGATCTGGTCGAACGTGTCTTCAACATCGGCGATCGGGATGTTTCAGACATCATGACGCCACGGCTGGAGGTCGATTGGATCGATGCCGACGACACGCCCGAGGAAATACAGAAAACCATCCGGGAAAGCCGTTTCGAACAGCTTCTCGTCAGTCGCGGATCGATCGACGAGCCGATCGGCATGGTGTTGAAGAAGGATCTCCTCGATCAGCTTCTGAACGGCAAGCCGCTCGATCCGATGGCGGTCATTCGCCAGCCGCTGATCGTCCACGAAGCGACCGCCGTCTTCAAGGTGCTGGAAAGCTTCAAGCGCGCACCCGTGCGCCTCGCCATGGTCATCGATGAATATGGCAGCCTGGAGGGGATCGTCACCCAGACAGACCTCTTGGAAGCCATTGCTGGCGACCTGCCCGACATGGAAAACGAGAGCCCGGATGTCGTCGAGCGCGCCGATGGTTCGCTCTTGATGGAAGGCATGATGCCGGCCTACGACGCTTTCGAACGGCTTGGCCTGCGCGATCGCTCGGAAGACAGCAACTTCCACACGCTCGCCGGCTTCGCGCTCTATCATCTGGGCCATCTGCCGGACGTGGGCGAAAGCTTCACGTTCGACGGCTGGCACTTCGAGATCATCGACCTGGACGGCATGCGGATCGATAAGATATTGGCGCGGCGGGAGCTGGGGGCTTAATTACCCATTTGGGGTCATTTTGGTTGCGTTGACGCCGGATCGCTGGGCTTAGCCTTGAATGGCGCGACCTCGATCTCTCCTTCTCGCTTTCGAGTTTGAGCAATGTCGTAGCTATTCTGCATTCGCATCAGCGTATCCATGGATACGCCGAACGCCTT
Encoded proteins:
- a CDS encoding hemolysin family protein, producing the protein MSGSDGSIFDILGILAVLFLVAANGFFVAAEFSLVSVRRNRVTELVAEGRTNSKALQKAVDNLDANLAATQLGITISSLALGWVGEPALAHLLEPLLAFLPGSWAAAGSHAVAVAISFIIITALHIVLGELAPKSLALQRSEGTALSVVRPLGLFLFLLRPAIMMLNGLGNLVLRLFGLRPGTGEGSLHSPAEIKLLVAQSQEAGLLEQAQQDLVERVFNIGDRDVSDIMTPRLEVDWIDADDTPEEIQKTIRESRFEQLLVSRGSIDEPIGMVLKKDLLDQLLNGKPLDPMAVIRQPLIVHEATAVFKVLESFKRAPVRLAMVIDEYGSLEGIVTQTDLLEAIAGDLPDMENESPDVVERADGSLLMEGMMPAYDAFERLGLRDRSEDSNFHTLAGFALYHLGHLPDVGESFTFDGWHFEIIDLDGMRIDKILARRELGA